CGGGAGGCGGCCGTGGTCACCTTCGTGGTCACCGCCTCCGGGGTGAGCCTGCTCGGCGTCGGCGGGGCGTTCTGGGGACTGCTCGCCGGCTGGCTCATGCTGCTGCTCTTCCGCCGCCGGCCGGCCGTCTCCGAAGCGCCGGCCGACCGGCCGGAGACCGCCGAGGATCGGCCGCTGACCGTCCGTTGAGGTCAGGACGCCGGTACGGCCACGCCGATCTCCATGATCCGCAGGCGTACGCCGGTGACGTTCTCCTCGACCATCCGGCGCAGCGCGCGGGCGTTCTCCAGCGAGTCGAGGACGACCAGGGCGTGGCCGAGGCTCGGGTCGTCGTCGTCCGTGCCCCACCAGCCGCGGACGAAGCCGGGACTCTGCCGCGTCACCTCGGCCATGTGCGTGAACTGGGCGACCCGCTCGTCGGTATCGGCCGGCGTGCCGTGCTGCTCCCCGATCACCATCCACATACGAGCCACGCTAGCGGATGCAGCTTCACCTGCGCCGACACGCCTCCGCATGAGGCGCCCGTTGTCTGGATCTGGTCGTACCCTCGCCTGGTGCTCCTCACCTACGTCGACGAGTCGGCCACCGATCGCTTCTACTGGGTCGGGGCGCTGCTGGTTCCGGCCAAGGTGGCGATGCCACTGAGCGAGGCGCTCGACCAGGTGATGGATCACGCGGTAAAGACGTACGGGGTGCCGGCCGACACCGAGCTGCATGGATATGACATCTTCCATGCCCGTTCGGTGTGGAAGGGGGTGCCCCCTCGTGCGCGGATCGCGGTCTACCGCGCGGCCATGGAGGCCATCGGTGCTGAGGACGTCACGATCATCCTTCGAGGCGTACAGCGCCTGGCCCTCGCGGAGCGGTACGGCCCCTCTGCGCGCCCCGCGCACGAGGTGGTCCTGTCGCATCTGCTGGAGCGAGTCGACGGCTATACGGCGAGCCGGGACGAGTATGCGTTGGTCATCGCCGACGAGGTGCACAATCCGGCCGTGCATCGCGCTGACCTGAGC
This genomic stretch from Micromonospora sp. R77 harbors:
- a CDS encoding benzoate/H(+) symporter BenE family transporter, which encodes SVTAGIGMALLGLGAGAATALVLLSPPILVEAVAGLALLAALAGAVSAAVAAPDTREAAVVTFVVTASGVSLLGVGGAFWGLLAGWLMLLLFRRRPAVSEAPADRPETAEDRPLTVR
- a CDS encoding DUF3800 domain-containing protein, which gives rise to MLLTYVDESATDRFYWVGALLVPAKVAMPLSEALDQVMDHAVKTYGVPADTELHGYDIFHARSVWKGVPPRARIAVYRAAMEAIGAEDVTIILRGVQRLALAERYGPSARPAHEVVLSHLLERVDGYTASRDEYALVIADEVHNPAVHRADLSRYRVSGTGGYRSRRLTRIVDTLHFAPSHASRLVQAVDLVTFLFQRLHRSGADPRAVAANERLWSLVRARCYHSWCWDPMATKS